The Colletotrichum higginsianum IMI 349063 chromosome 2, whole genome shotgun sequence genome has a segment encoding these proteins:
- a CDS encoding Aspartyl aminopeptidase, translated as MLSVTTFLCRNIARTSKNHHPAIASVTILRPLHPRASFSTSACTMAPAAAALDFVDFVNASPTPYHACATAAARLENAGFTKIKERDSWNSALHPGGKYYLTRNGSSIVAFAIGKKWKPGNPVAMIGAHTDSPTLRIKPVSKKNNVGFLQVGVETYGGGIWHSWFDRDLSIAGRVLIKDADGNFVQKLIKVDKPLLRIPTLAIHLDRSSTFDPNKENELFPIAGLATAELNKGAAAQPEADEADEADEDFKPLKAMTERHHPHILDVIASHAEVEPEAVIDFELVLYDVQKSCLGGLNDEFIFSARLDNLNMTYCAVEGLIASVREPNVLDNDTTIRLVTCFDHEEIGSTSAHGANSNLLPAVLRRLASLPGSRDTASDGSYVAVSHDGDYESTAYEQTLSRSFLVSADMAHSVHPNYAGKYESSHQPAMNGGTVIKVNANQRYATNSPGIVLLQECARLAGVPLQLFVVRNDSPCGSTIGPMLSAKLGVRTLDLGNPQLSMHSIRETGGSEDVGHAIKLFESFYERFGELEEKILVD; from the exons ATGCTATCCGTCACAACGTTCTTGTGCCGAAACATTGCCAGAACATCCAAGAACCACCACCCCGCCATTGCCTCCGTCACCATCCTCCgacccctccatccccgAGCTTCATTCTCGACATCGGCCTGCACTATGGCTCCTGCGGCAGCTGCCCTCGACTTTGTCGACTTTGTAAACGCTTCTCCTACTC CCTACCACGCCTgcgcgaccgccgccgcccgcctcgagAATGCCGGCTTCACAAAGATCAAGGAGCGCGACTCCTGGAACTCGGCCCTCCACCCTGGCGGGAAGTACTACCTCACTCGCAACGGCTCCTCCATCGTCGCATTCGCCATCGGCAAGAAATGGAAGCCCGGCAACCCCGTCGCCATGATCGGCGCCCACACCGACTCCCCGACCCTGCGCATCAAGCCCGTCTCCAAGAAGAACAACGTCGGCTTCCTGcaggtcggcgtcgagacatacggcggcggcatctggCACAGCTGGTTTGACCGCGACCTCAGCATCGCAGGCCGCGTGCTCATCAAAGATGCCGACGGCAACTTTGTCCAGAAGCTGATCAAGGTCGACAAGCCGCTGCTGCGCATCCCGACACTGGCCATCCACCTCGACCGCAGCTCCACCTTTGACCCGAACAAGGAGAACGAGCTGTTCCCcatcgccggcctggccACCGCCGAGCTGAACAAGGGCGCCGCTGCCCagcccgaggccgacgaggccgatgaggccgacgaggacttcAAGCCGCTCAAGGCCATGACGGAGCGCCACCACCCCCACATCCTCGACGTCATCGCGTCccacgccgaggtcgagcccgaggccgtcatcgacTTTGAGCTCGTCCTGTATGACGTGCAAAAGTCGTGCCTGGGCGGCCTCAACGACGAGTTCATCTTCTCGGCCcgcctcgacaacctcaaCATGACGTActgcgccgtcgagggcctcatCGCCTCGGTCCGCGAGCCCAACGTCCTTGACAACGACACGACGATCCGTCTCGTCACTTGCTTCGACCACGAGGAGATCGGCTCCACCTCGGCCCACGGCGCCAACTCGAAcctcctgcccgccgtcctgcgccgcctcgcctcgctcCCTGGTAGCCGTGACACGGCGTCGGACGGCTCGTACGTGGCCGTGTCCCATGACGGCGACTATGAGTCGACGGCTTACGAGCAGACGCTCTCGCGCTCCTTCCTCGTGTCGGCGGACATGGCGCACTCGGTGCATCCCAACTACGCCGGCAAGTACGAGTCGAGCCACCAGCCGGCCATGaacggcggcaccgtcatcAAGGTCAACGCGAACCAGCGGTACGCGACCAACTCCCCAGGCATTGTGCTGCTGCAGGAGTGCGCAcgcctcgccggcgtgccGCTGCAGCTCTTCGTCGTGCGTAACGACTCGCCCTGCGGCAGCACCATCGGCCCCATGCTTAGCGCCAAGCTCGGCGTGAGGACGCTGGACCTGGGCAACCCACAGCTGAGCATGCACTCGATCCGCGAGacgggcggcagcgaggatGTCGGGCACGCGATCAAGCTATTTGAGAGCTTCTATGAGCGGTTCGGCGAGTTGGAGGAGAAGATTCTCGTGGATTAG